From Triticum urartu cultivar G1812 chromosome 2, Tu2.1, whole genome shotgun sequence, a single genomic window includes:
- the LOC125536885 gene encoding protein MAIN-LIKE 1-like, with protein MNPTAHDQTTQQQKPNGRRAVGSSQTWTRYGVLLPSQQTRKLKEWILTDEQQQVVNASGLGHLALTTGFTIDRSLLTAFCERWNNETNTAHFMGFEMAPSLRDVSYILGIPVTGHVVTAEPIGDEAVNRMCLHYLGESPGSGEQLCGLIRLTWLYRKFHQLPENPTINDIAFSTRAYLLYLVGSTLFPDTMRGFVSPRYLPLLGDFRKIHEYAWGAAALAHLYRGLSVAVTPNATTQFLGSATLLMAWIYEYIPLTQPQQKNQNTLLPRACRWNFGGTTRGQRKKVMEWRKDFEQLQLSDVNWNPYKDINPAIVPGYCIAADNICHSRTWLISFNIKEVYVPDRFNRQFGREQGRLYQVPMWARRTWSKGKDWRVEYAHEIEDFHQLVGCRFIPSTEANINSLLNESIAGQSTTRCSRNASQNFSMMVEDLKNDLPVIDRYLEGQVLPVEVASFLERVSTMIKTYFPPQSNERKDEAAQSKNVRAKNPRKRARKPLLSEDPSSPQDSVVDRYAGALVPYQASKCDRVLDGTVPLLNRGEVLKENEVMDPWQMSHLTAESSSSGDSSLPESRRRGCEESGTPRSNQGVRRSGRMCVQLKMFKHRDGVGAEETNPIFL; from the exons ATGAATCCCACAGCTCATGATCAGACAACACAGCAACAAAAACCAAATGGCCGAAGAGCAGTTGGTAGCTCGCAAACCTGGACA CGGTATGGTGTTCTGCTACCAAGCCAGCAGACACGGAAGCTAAAAGAATGGATTCTAACTGATGAACAACAACAAGTAGTCAATGCTAGTGGTCTTGGACATCTTGCTCTTACGACAGGATTTACCATTGACCGTTCCTTGCTTACAGCCTTCTGTGAGAGATGGAACAACGAAACAAATACTGCACATTTCATGGGATTTGAAATGGCACCGTCTCTCCGTGATGTATCATATATTCTAGGAATCCCAGTGACTGGTCATGTGGTGACGGCAGAACCCATCGGTGATGAAGCTGTGAATCGCATGTGCTTGCATTACTTAGGAGAGAGCCCTGGAAGCGGAGAGCAACTATGTGGATTGATCAGATTAACCTGGTTGTACAGGAAATTCCATCAACTGCCAGAAAACCCCACCATCAATGACATTGCATTCAGCACCCGGGCGTACCTTCTATATTTGGTTGGCTCCACCTTATTTCCCGACACAATGAGGGGATTTGTATCCCCAAGATACCTACCACTTTTGGGGGATTTCAGGAAGATACATGAGTATGCTTGGGGGGCTGCAGCCCTTGCTCATTTGTACAGAGGATTGTCTGTCGCAGTAACACCAAATGCTACTACCCAGTTTCTCGGCAGTGCAACTTTGCTCATG GCTTGGATTTATGAGTATATTCCTTTGACTCAACCCCAACAAAAGAATCAGAACACGTTGCTGCCCCGGGCATGCCGATGGAACTTTGGAGGAACAACACGTGGGCAGAGAAAGAAAGTTATGGAATGGAGAAAGGATTTCGAGCAGCTTCAGTTGTCCGAT GTCAACTGGAATCCTTACAAGGACATAAATCCAGCGATTGTTCCAGGATATTGCATCGCAGCAGATAACATTTGCCACTCTCGGACATGGCTAATCAGCTTTAACATAAAAGAGGTGTATGTACCTGACCGGTTCAATAGGCAGTTTGGGAGGGAGCAAGGTCGCCTCTATCAGGTGCCAATGTGGGCAAGAAGAACTTGGAGTAAGGGGAAAGACTGGAGGGTTGAGTATGCTCATGAGATTGAGGACTTCCATCAATTGGTTGGTTGTCGTTTTATCCCTTCTACGGAAGCTAACATAAACTCCCTCCTGAATGAGTCTATAGCTGGACAGAGTACTACCAGATGCAGCCGGAATGCATCTCAAAACTTCTCTATGATG GTTGAAGATTTAAAGAATGATCTCCCGGTAATTGATCGTTATCTGGAGGGACAGGTGCTCCCCGTGGAGGTTGCAAGCTTCCTAGAGAGGGTGAGTACGATGATCAAAACTTACTTCCCACCGCAGAGCAATGAAAGGAAAGACGAAGCAGCTCAGAGCAAGAATGTCAGAGCAAAGAATCCAAGAAAGAGGGCGAGAAAACCTTTGCTCTCTGAAGATCCTTCAAGCCCTCAGGATTCTGTGGTAGACCGGTATGCAGGTGCGCTGGTGCCTTATCAGGCTAGCAAGTGTGACAGGGTGTTGGATGGCACCGTGCCTCTGCTAAACAGAGGGGAAGTGTTGAAGGAAAACGAGGTGATGGATCCCTGGCAAATGTCGCATTTGACAGCAGAGTCGTCTTCGTCTGGAGACTCGAGCTTGCCGGAATCAAGGAGGCGGGGGTGTGAGGAATCCGGAACCCCGAGGAGCAACCAGGGGGTCCGAAGGAGTGGAAGGATGTGTGTGCAGCTCAAGATGTTCAAGCACAGGGACGGGGTTGGGGCCGAGGAGACCAACCCGATCTTCCTCTGA